Genomic segment of Salvia hispanica cultivar TCC Black 2014 chromosome 2, UniMelb_Shisp_WGS_1.0, whole genome shotgun sequence:
TataaaattgtagtagtactataaaactaGGAACTTAATTACATGTAGACTTGATTAGAAAGcctaaacaataataatttattataaaaaaaaatacttcaagCCTTCAACTATAGGGGTATTCAGAGTAATAAATGCTCAACTATTGTGAATATACTGAAAGAGGCTAATAGGAGGTTGTAAGTTGTTTAAATACATATATGGCTCATAAAGTCATACATACATTTATCCATAACGAGCTTCTACCGATCACTTAAACCTAGCCAAGTTGAGAAGACAAACTTGTTTGTCATTTTAAGTAGAAATCTCACATCAAAAGTTTAGGGGGTCACATTTATTATTGGTATTATtgctatttaaattatattttttcatcgaCTCTGATCAATTTTATAACTTTCGAAACAAGAATATAAgattttttctctattatCTTAcaatgatcaaatactaattcCTTTCACAAAAAGTAGTTATGgacgacacaaattttaatgcaaattgataaagtaagaattgcaaagagagaaaagataattaaaatatttttagtgtaAAATGGAATCTACCTCCTTAGATATAGAAACTTACCATAAATAGATATGGAACAATTTTGATGGAcaacctaaaatgataaaaatgactattttttgtggatggaggtagtataCTATAACAAAACAACGACGTTGTTTTTACCAAAacattgtcattttattatgagtgtcaatttaaatatgttgACGCATTCAAAATGGCGTAATTTTGTTATCAGAACATAATTGATTgtgtaatactagtaattataGTATCATCATAAAcaattgcaaaaaaattttaaaaataggattttatattctaatttcaaaAGGTATAAACTCCCACAAGTCCATAAAGATGTGAATCACAATTATTTCTTTACTTATTTATAGACGAGTTGAAAaggtaaattttatttgttggcAGGTACATATGTAATTTGtctaatatagtagtagtactagcTAGATACTGGATGTATGTATTGGGCCATCAGCCCATTAAACCCATCAGTccgaataaattatatttaggcGGCTGTTACAGTGTAATAGAAACTCTAAAgtttaaattatgatttgaaaatcaagaaatagatagtgataaaatgcaaacttatatattataaaaactcaaaactcttcaatacagcttcaacacagtttcaatacaatatcaacacagtgtaaaattttaaaattttaatgtcaacacagtatcaacacaatatcaacacaacatcaatcatttaCTACCGTTAAAATTCTGTTGGCATTTttctgttgatgcttttttgtgatctgttgacatttttcaatggtccagatcatagttttgagtttgtacaatatttagagttttcatttgatcacatccatGATGAATAGCAacagaaaatattaacatagTGTCAACGGTTAATGTTGTATTGACATTCGATTaatatcaaaatcttgaaattttactttatattgACACTGCATTGAAAAGttaaagtttgcattttatcaataaatgcaAACTCTTTCTGGGTATTACCGAAAGGAATAAATCAAATTCTCTGTGCCATTGGACTAAGCcctcaattaaaaataaaaaagatgataGCTAAATAATGAGGCACCAGTTTGCAATATAATTCCGCTCCATCTCTCATATATCTCACATTCAATTGAGCTGGACTTAATCTTAATACATACAGAAAATCGCATCTCATGATGATTCTTCTCCACACCACACAAAGCGTAAATAAATCGTGTAAGCTAACACTACTAACacggagtactatatttatatagaagtaatatatttaaatctaGTGGGTGCGAATTCAGGGGCCAGCCAAATCCTGGCCGTCCACTCCAACGTTAGCACCAATTGAATCTAAAATTGCAATTAGCAAACGTCGTCGTCCCCCTGAATGTGGTTGTTGGCCGGCTTTCCAATCTGCAGACAATCGAGCGGCGGAACGGTGGGCGTGTATAGCTGCCCAAACGTCTGCCAGCAAAAGGGATCATACATATGGTATCCCTCCTGCTGCGGCTTCAGCTGTATGTTCATCAGCGTCACCTCCGTGCACGGCGCGTTGTCGCTGCACGAGAAGTGCACCGGCTTCACCGTGTACGTCCCCCTTATGTTGGCGTAGTTGATCCCCGACAGCGCCACCGCCTCCGTCTGGTTCCTGCAGCTCCTCTTGTCGCAGTAGTACTGGTCGATCACGATCGGCACCTGCACCTCCGACACCTGAATATTCGAAAACTGAACATTCTTCACCGACCCCGACCCCCCCTGCCACGTCTTGATCCTCACCCCGTTCATCGTGTTGTGCATCACGATGTCCCGCACCGTGATGTTGGACACGCACGCCTTGGTGTTGTCCTTGCCCAGCCCCCCGATGCTGATCCCGTGCCCCGGCCCACAGTTCACGTTGTGTATGTACACGTTGGTGCACCCTGTTTGTATCGACACGCAATCGTCCCCTGCAACATGTTACCATAACTAATTCACGAGCCAGTCTCAATCgcaatgtagtttttttttaatcatttttgtcTTTTCTAATGTAGGGGCCTCAACACATGTTCTCgcatttcctcttttattgGTCGGAAAGCGACACATCTGTCTCAAGTCTGAAGCATTTTGTGGTTGATGTGTGTCCATTTCTCAGTGGTTTGTTTTCCGTTTTCACGGATAAGATTTTGATCGCGAATTAAAAACGGAATTAAGATTAAGAGTAATTTATTTACCGCAGGCGAGATTTGAGCTGCGAATGAGCACATCTTTAGAGTTCTGGAGATGGATTCCGTCGGTGTTGGGGCTGTTGCCGGGCGATGACACCGTGAAATTGTACACCGATACTCCGATGCAGTTGTCGAACTTCAGATGGCATTGTGGGCTGTTTATTATTGTGATCCCTGTCACCGTTACGTTGAAACTTCCGTAGAATCTAAGCGCCTGCATTATACGAGTATGCACTATACATTAGCTCAAAAAGAGgcctttaaaaaaattagaaaaatttcCAAAACTACTTACAGTTGGTTTAACGCTTGGCATTTTTGCAAGTGAGCTACTTACCTGAAAACAGACAAAGATGTGTTAGTTGTAACATAAAGGTGACAAAATGTGGTGGTTTAACACAATTGAGTGGCAAATTTTGATTACAGGGAAGGGAGACTTTGGCAGTGCGGTGGCGTTTGCGGGGATGATGTATTTTGATTGGTCGTCAAGGGGATCGTCTTCGCCTGAGGCGCTCTGCCACCATACGGCGCCGTTTCCATCAATGGTGCCGCTTCCCTTGATCGTCAGCCCCACCAATTTGGTGAATTGGAGCCACTGCAGCAGGCCTGAACCCCAAGGACTTGAGCTCGTCGGAGCAATGATCGTGCCGTCTAactatacaaattatattagAAAACAGATTAACACAATTTTGTTACTGAAATTGGggagttttgattttgactttgatttttttttttacctggAAAACAATGTTGTGTTGACAGTATGGGCCGGAAAATGAAATGGGGCCGACGTGGAATACGTAATCCGGTGGCACGTTAACGACGGAGGCTTCCACCTTACATGCAGCAGCCCATGCTGCTTCGAATGCCTGCATTTTCACCAcatgatttcttcatcaaaatgtTTGCTAATCATAATTATTGTTACTTTTATTTGGAAATATTTGTTGGTTTATGAGGATAAAATGTTGGAGTCAATAATAAACCGCCGTAACAAGAATAACTTTTAATGGTCCCTCTCCTTATTCTCATGTCTATTTCCTTTGTCGTTTTGTATTCTCACCAGCTACTATTagggattaattaattcttttggggagtaatttttttgaccATATAGCCTTGGAAATGTGTTACTATTTGTCACAGGTGCTTAACTTTTGTCCTCGATTCCCgaaattatatatttgatgGATCTTGCTCGTAATTTTTACTAGCTGGCACATGATAAAATAATGGtatactaatactactaatttatgACTAAAGGAAAAGTTATTGCATCTAATGGTATACTATAATACCAGTGGGAATGAAAACTGTCTCAAGTTGCTGATATGATAGGGAAACTTTTTTGTTGTAAGCAGTTATACTAAAGTAGTTAAGAGAGAATGTAATAAATGTAGTCATCAACTATAatcgaatttcaaatttatgtgaattaaattttgcaaagtttgagaaaaattaaaatttgaaaacagaGCATTCATGttagttcaattttttttttaccttagTGTCATCGGTGCTTCCATCACCTTTGGCTCCAAAATCCAGCACATTAAAGACAGTGGAATCAGGTGCATTCTGGTCTGGTGGCGGAGTTTTAATTGGAGTAGCGGCTGGTGGCGAGGGCAAGGGCGAGGGTGAGGGCGAGGGCGTGGGCGTGGCTGGTTTTGGAGATGGTGCTTTCTGTTTTGGCTTGCTATGGTGGCTGTTATGGTGACTGGAGCTATGAgcttttcctttcttctttgaAAGAGAAGACGCGATGCCTTGACTTTTCCTCCAATGCGAGCCTACTCTTCTCGCATTGCAAGTTTCTATGTGGAAACACCACATGAGAAGAACCATCAAGAGTAGGAATGACATGTTTTTGAAGCTAAAGCCTCTCATTTTGAGTAAGAGGTATGAAATGAGGAAGAGTTTGAGACTTAGGCAGGGGAAACAGAGGAGATGAGGTGATGGTTTTATATAGTGGAGAGAGATGAGGTTTAAAAGGTAGTAAAACATTTCAAAGTGTTGTGGACATGAACAAAAGATCGATTCACAATGGACCTGTGTTTGTTGCTATTGCTACTGTATTCTTGTATTTAATGTTTGGCATCActtttttgtgaatttaatttgagCTCAATAAATGGTCCGAATTTTGTAAGTATATTACTATTACACACTACACAGTTTGTTTGTAGCACTTGTTCATGCAAACACATTGATTTGAACAGGTTAATTAGTTTATGTTAACGGTGTCTTAATTAACCactataattaatcaaatgcTGCCCAATTACAGAGTAACACGGACGGCATAGAAGAGACAAAGTAGGACTAACATATTAGAGGGAGAAGAGggattatataaaatcatctactactaatttttggagatgaagaagagaagtgaataaatatgaattagtgaaataataaagaaatgtGATGTAAAAGGCCAAAAATACACGTGAGTGGGTGTGGGTCTACAATAATATGTTGAGAAATGAAGTGATTAAAACAGCTCAGTTTTTAAGCTTCACATGCAACCTTCACGGGCTTCGTTTTTGTACTTTGTCTTCTTAAACCACCAGGAATTATCTGAAAGATATGCCCCACACCCCCTCAAACTTCAAACCCACCTACCTTActccatttctcttttttctctctggtttcttcaaattaaaaattaaagattgtAGTGTAGAAGATGGAATGTATTTATTCTTGTGTCCCAAAACATACTTATACTATTAAGTTAGTTCCGATATGCATCGACGAATCCTCACTATGTAGTGTATTGCTATAGTGATCCTACTTGATTAAAAGATTACAATATTTGTGGAATTTTGCAATAGAATGTGGAATAATATACATAGATCTCAGAAGGAAACAACTAAAGTACAGACGCCCCTGGTTTTCACAAATCTTCATGCTTATTAGGATCCTGTTCCTCACTCTACGTACTAaacaaattttagtaatttcaaACAAGTGTCCAACTACCAATAATTTATGTGTGGACTCCACATTTATTGATCAACAAATGACAGGAATCCACAATGACAGAATCAATTTAAACCAATAAAATAGCAATCTTATTggtccaaaaaattaaataaaatgtacacCAATTTgcaaatactatattatataacaaataattccaaaacattcatttcttcatcttcttcttctgtttGGTGAATGTGGTAGGTTTGTCTATACATGATGATGATACTAGCACCACATTTTTTAACCGATGATTAGAGTTAATTATTCCATAGTTAGGGcatataaaatgttaattactATGATAACTTTTGTTTAGGAAAGTTCTATGAGGCATTTGGTAAGATACTCTATCTAAATTGAGCTATAACCAGCTTACCAAGAAGGCATATTAACAACtgaattaattagttaattctCCCATAGTCAAGGACACATGAGGATTAAAGTGACAACAATGTTACTggagtaataataaaagatgaataaataaatatggaccacattaatgaaaatgaaatgaatgatgGAGGGAGTTAGCCGTCTTTTGATTTAGGGTAGACATACTCGTGAACTTATGCTTATCTCGTGAACTTGGGATATATGGATTAGGCTTCTCCTACTTTTAACTTTAGCTCCATCACACATTTTGTTCTGCTTCATTCAGCATTCTTTCCCTAAATGCCTCTGCTTTTTtgctttcactttttattctctcatcttcaaacgactttaattttatggagAAGAATATCGTATGTTCTACTCAAATATTTATGCAAATAGTTGACTCTAAAGTAAACAACCACCCTTCTTTGTCAAATTAGGTGTCTTATTTCCCAGTTTGCTTGACATGTTTTCGGATTGTAAACTGCAACACACGTTTGATATTGTCTGCTTTGGGTCAAGCGAcaggaattatatacaccttccaactttCATCAGACTCTCAATATGGCATGATTTTATACTCAACAACATGTTTTTGAAAacgaaataaaatgaaaaaatgtactTTACCAAAATGcaataacaacaaaattaatttagagagaaaagtcACACAAAGGTTTCATTCCATACAAATGATTGATTAGATGCCGTCGATTGGGCCTTGAATTTTAGTGGATTTGGATTGAGATTAATTGGGTCGATCATAGTAATCTTACCTATTATGGGTAAATTTTGTATTGGTATCGTCAATTAACTTATAATCGCAGtaaaatgtttaaaacaaaatcacaacaaTCAATTTCAATAAGTTTCTCAATTGATAAACGTTATTCTTTCCACTCAATTGAATCACCAATCAGACACCATTTATGTCTCACTTTAAAGTTACGTTTAATTCACTAACTATTAAGTAAATTAAGATTTCcccatattttttaaaattaatgtctaaatacataaaaagaTATGTGCAATGAAAGTTGACAACTTTATTACTTTggttattaaaaatta
This window contains:
- the LOC125203154 gene encoding polygalacturonase At1g48100-like, which encodes MFYYLLNLISLHYIKPSPHLLCFPCLSLKLFLISYLLLKMRGFSFKNMSFLLLMVLLMWCFHIETCNARRVGSHWRKSQGIASSLSKKKGKAHSSSHHNSHHSKPKQKAPSPKPATPTPSPSPSPLPSPPAATPIKTPPPDQNAPDSTVFNVLDFGAKGDGSTDDTKAFEAAWAAACKVEASVVNVPPDYVFHVGPISFSGPYCQHNIVFQLDGTIIAPTSSSPWGSGLLQWLQFTKLVGLTIKGSGTIDGNGAVWWQSASGEDDPLDDQSKYIIPANATALPKSPFPVSSSLAKMPSVKPTALRFYGSFNVTVTGITIINSPQCHLKFDNCIGVSVYNFTVSSPGNSPNTDGIHLQNSKDVLIRSSNLACGDDCVSIQTGCTNVYIHNVNCGPGHGISIGGLGKDNTKACVSNITVRDIVMHNTMNGVRIKTWQGGSGSVKNVQFSNIQVSEVQVPIVIDQYYCDKRSCRNQTEAVALSGINYANIRGTYTVKPVHFSCSDNAPCTEVTLMNIQLKPQQEGYHMYDPFCWQTFGQLYTPTVPPLDCLQIGKPANNHIQGDDDVC